Proteins encoded by one window of Clostridium bornimense:
- a CDS encoding DUF4931 domain-containing protein: protein MNKDIYLKFVPEVSKNKPNSWNNKKTICPFCHRETLVDIIDSDGPLLLLKNKYQTLEDALLLVIIETYDCEKDMSMYSKEEMFNLIKFSINHWLKLESNDDYKSVLFFKNFGPHSGGSISHSHMQLVALKNVNYRDQLDDKYFEGDMVHKTNNCTVNISKEPINCFTEFNVIIESLEHLDEFADNIQKIVKYILNDYYAPCDSYNLFFYDWKGKIICKIAPRFVTSPFLLGFSLKQIGNNSKDIINTIKNKYYQSK, encoded by the coding sequence ATGAACAAAGATATATATTTGAAATTTGTACCAGAAGTAAGCAAAAATAAACCTAATAGTTGGAACAATAAAAAAACAATTTGTCCCTTTTGTCATCGAGAAACTTTAGTAGATATAATAGATTCTGATGGTCCTTTATTATTATTAAAAAATAAATATCAAACTTTAGAAGATGCTCTTTTGCTTGTAATTATTGAAACATATGATTGTGAAAAAGATATGTCCATGTACTCTAAAGAAGAAATGTTCAATCTTATTAAGTTTTCAATAAATCACTGGTTAAAACTAGAATCTAATGATGATTATAAATCTGTTTTATTCTTTAAGAACTTTGGCCCTCACTCTGGTGGTTCTATATCACACTCTCATATGCAATTAGTAGCACTTAAAAATGTTAATTATAGAGATCAATTAGATGATAAATATTTTGAAGGTGATATGGTTCATAAGACTAACAACTGTACTGTTAATATCTCTAAAGAACCTATAAATTGCTTTACAGAATTTAATGTGATTATTGAATCTTTAGAACACCTAGATGAGTTTGCTGATAATATACAAAAGATAGTAAAATATATTTTAAATGACTACTATGCTCCATGTGATAGCTACAATTTATTTTTCTATGATTGGAAAGGAAAAATAATATGTAAAATCGCACCTAGATTTGTTACATCTCCATTTTTATTAGGATTTTCTCTAAAACAAATTGGTAACAACTCTAAAGATATAATTAATACAATAAAAAATAAATATTATCAATCAAAATAG
- a CDS encoding HD domain-containing protein, which translates to MEEEFLEIEKILLQEEKPSISIEKLLKTDRLNKYPFNMISDLNKIPQNPKYHPEGNVFNHVMMVIDEGVQHRNKVTNKRAFMWGLLLHDIGKTPTTKMRKGRLTSYNHDKVGAVMVREFMEYFNEDEEFILLVQSLVRWHMQSLYVNKNLPFKEIDKMVSELNINDIVLFSLSDRLGRGGIDKDKRKEVFNDIKKFKEVISKSNE; encoded by the coding sequence ATGGAAGAAGAATTTTTAGAAATAGAGAAAATTTTATTGCAAGAAGAAAAACCGTCTATATCTATAGAAAAATTACTGAAAACAGATAGATTAAATAAATATCCTTTTAATATGATATCAGATCTTAATAAAATACCACAGAACCCTAAATACCATCCGGAGGGAAATGTTTTTAATCACGTTATGATGGTAATAGATGAAGGTGTACAACATAGGAACAAAGTTACTAATAAGAGAGCTTTTATGTGGGGACTATTATTACATGACATAGGGAAAACTCCTACCACAAAAATGAGAAAAGGACGATTAACTTCTTATAATCATGATAAAGTTGGAGCAGTTATGGTAAGAGAATTTATGGAATACTTCAATGAAGATGAGGAGTTTATATTATTAGTACAATCATTAGTTAGATGGCATATGCAAAGTCTTTATGTAAATAAGAATTTACCATTTAAAGAAATAGATAAAATGGTCAGTGAATTAAATATAAATGATATTGTTTTATTTTCATTATCAGATAGGTTAGGAAGAGGCGGCATAGATAAAGATAAAAGAAAAGAAGTATTTAATGATATAAAAAAATTTAAAGAAGTAATAAGTAAAAGTAATGAATAG
- a CDS encoding M15 family metallopeptidase has product MKKKVICYALIIFNILSFTGKVYGAEDNYDITMKRDLLILSIAYPGYIVDFEKNDNGNIYVIMKSGQKHIYDDKRKKTFEEKFANPDIQDVMEQIYPLESIDKIMDKNIDPGRIRHYGILNEVYGKNRGEIEKNLKATTEGVTFNNKNGAVEQLNKAFKGARELCKREGKAAACFYPINGTYNYRVISGTGMLSPHAYAIAIDLNRNNKDYWKWATLEQGNERIREYSKELPKVFEENNFVWGGKWSHFDILHYEYRPEIILKAKYFGDESKEREHWYDGVPKDIENLQEYIEKIDKL; this is encoded by the coding sequence ATGAAGAAAAAAGTTATATGTTATGCACTTATTATTTTTAATATTTTAAGCTTTACGGGAAAAGTATATGGAGCGGAAGATAACTATGATATTACGATGAAAAGAGATTTGCTTATTTTAAGCATAGCTTATCCAGGATATATAGTGGATTTTGAAAAAAATGATAATGGCAATATATATGTTATTATGAAATCTGGTCAAAAGCATATTTATGATGATAAGAGAAAAAAGACTTTTGAAGAAAAATTTGCAAATCCAGATATTCAAGATGTTATGGAACAAATATATCCATTGGAGTCTATTGATAAGATTATGGATAAAAATATAGATCCAGGAAGAATACGTCATTATGGAATACTTAATGAAGTTTACGGAAAAAATCGAGGGGAAATAGAAAAAAATTTAAAAGCTACCACTGAAGGTGTAACATTTAATAATAAAAATGGTGCTGTTGAGCAACTGAATAAAGCATTTAAAGGGGCTAGGGAGTTATGTAAAAGGGAAGGAAAGGCAGCTGCTTGTTTTTATCCTATAAATGGTACATATAATTATAGAGTTATTTCTGGTACAGGAATGTTAAGCCCTCATGCTTATGCTATAGCAATAGATTTAAATAGAAACAATAAAGATTATTGGAAATGGGCTACATTGGAACAAGGTAATGAAAGAATAAGAGAATATTCTAAAGAATTGCCAAAGGTTTTTGAAGAAAATAATTTTGTTTGGGGAGGAAAATGGAGTCATTTTGATATACTTCATTATGAGTATAGACCAGAAATTATACTTAAAGCGAAATATTTTGGTGATGAGTCAAAGGAAAGAGAGCATTGGTATGATGGTGTGCCAAAAGATATTGAAAATTTGCAAGAATATATAGAGAAAATAGATAAACTTTAA
- a CDS encoding amidase domain-containing protein, which yields MSKISRVVLIIITIMLLIQLGVGNLVSAQDGCGNEEKKLPLPEKEEVTKIVEEIFKDRNRAILEHDLSLVKEHYNTKSKYGMWAYEYEEKKANYLHNWEEKQGAVFVEIKPKVVIKSLKGTSEKVNAYLMCSTEYQYMYEDNMEVTNVFRIGTDHTLTLAREGDKWIIVKEWYKDPFGDSLELKKLKSDDVKSFIMAQEAKDLEGINERRKGIIEYGKQFCGGATEEQYGFKYNKKYRNYNPEGGDCANFASQMLHEGGKFKKNSVWNCDSSGATGPWVNAGGFKNYMVNSGRASVIAYGGYEKVYKAAYKMLPGDFVAYEAKGDINHISMVTGLDSKGYPLVTCHNTDRYMVPWDLGWSNPKIKFWLVRTHC from the coding sequence ATGAGTAAGATATCAAGAGTAGTATTAATTATTATAACTATAATGTTGCTAATTCAATTAGGTGTAGGAAATTTAGTAAGTGCACAAGATGGATGTGGAAATGAAGAAAAGAAATTACCACTACCGGAAAAGGAAGAAGTAACTAAAATTGTAGAAGAAATTTTTAAAGACAGGAATAGAGCGATTTTAGAACATGATTTAAGTCTTGTAAAAGAACATTACAATACTAAAAGTAAATATGGAATGTGGGCTTATGAGTATGAAGAAAAAAAGGCTAATTACCTTCATAATTGGGAAGAGAAGCAAGGAGCAGTATTTGTAGAAATAAAACCTAAAGTAGTAATTAAAAGTTTAAAAGGCACATCAGAAAAGGTAAATGCTTATCTTATGTGCTCTACAGAGTATCAATATATGTATGAAGATAATATGGAAGTAACTAATGTATTTAGAATAGGAACTGATCACACTTTAACGTTAGCAAGGGAAGGGGATAAATGGATAATTGTTAAGGAATGGTATAAGGATCCTTTTGGAGATTCTTTGGAATTAAAAAAATTAAAAAGTGATGATGTGAAAAGTTTTATAATGGCACAGGAGGCAAAAGATTTAGAAGGGATTAATGAAAGAAGAAAAGGTATTATAGAATATGGAAAACAATTTTGTGGTGGTGCTACAGAAGAACAATATGGATTTAAATATAATAAAAAATATAGAAATTATAATCCAGAAGGTGGAGATTGTGCAAATTTTGCTTCACAAATGTTACATGAAGGTGGGAAATTTAAGAAAAATTCTGTTTGGAATTGTGATAGTAGTGGAGCTACAGGACCTTGGGTAAATGCAGGTGGTTTTAAGAATTATATGGTTAATTCAGGTAGAGCATCTGTAATTGCTTATGGTGGTTATGAAAAAGTATATAAAGCTGCATATAAAATGCTTCCAGGAGATTTTGTAGCATATGAAGCTAAAGGCGATATAAATCATATTTCTATGGTAACAGGATTAGATTCTAAAGGATACCCTTTAGTTACTTGTCATAATACCGATAGATATATGGTACCATGGGATTTAGGATGGAGTAATCCTAAAATAAAATTTTGGTTAGTGAGAACACACTGCTGA
- a CDS encoding response regulator transcription factor, with the protein MKAKILVVEDDLNIQELICEFLKSQEYEVDSANDGIEALSKFNSNEYDMIILDLMLPNLDGHSTCKMIRNKSDVPIIILTALNDEDNQLKAFEFQVDDYITKPFSFNILVKRVEAVLRRHNKGEENSITYEGLKINCDEYKAYEDGEEIQLTTREFEILNLLISNIHKVLTREMLLDKVWGYDYYGETRIVDSHIKNIRKKLKKSYIQTVKGVGYRLELKDEKE; encoded by the coding sequence ATGAAAGCAAAAATTTTAGTGGTTGAAGATGATTTAAATATACAGGAATTGATATGTGAGTTTTTGAAATCACAAGAATATGAAGTAGATTCTGCAAATGATGGTATAGAGGCTTTAAGTAAATTTAATAGTAATGAATATGATATGATTATTTTAGATTTAATGCTTCCTAATTTAGATGGACATTCTACTTGCAAAATGATTAGAAATAAATCAGATGTACCTATAATAATATTGACAGCTTTAAATGATGAAGATAATCAATTAAAGGCTTTTGAGTTTCAAGTAGATGATTATATAACAAAGCCATTTTCTTTTAATATATTAGTAAAAAGAGTAGAAGCAGTTTTAAGAAGGCACAATAAAGGGGAAGAAAATAGTATTACCTATGAAGGACTTAAAATTAATTGTGATGAATATAAAGCTTATGAGGATGGCGAAGAAATCCAGCTTACAACTCGTGAATTTGAAATATTAAACTTGTTAATTAGTAATATTCATAAAGTATTAACAAGAGAAATGTTATTAGATAAGGTGTGGGGATATGACTATTATGGAGAAACTAGAATTGTTGATTCTCATATAAAAAACATAAGAAAAAAGTTAAAAAAATCATATATTCAAACTGTTAAAGGTGTAGGATATAGATTGGAGCTTAAGGATGAGAAAGAGTAG
- a CDS encoding sensor histidine kinase translates to MRKSSVRFKIFLTTAALLTFCAFIIYLSLYMVLPQYYYKYKKNSTSVSVNKLIEECKNESISNGFLAIDKFVRENNVHAKISYSNGVIWWSFPAFYKDNNNITPPEKNEVENENITPPEKDEVGNENIISDNNTDKNSIDSTKDNIIKDDEKNNLKVPLGDKRKSGEELIRVTGNISFSDSDEVYILEVNTPLQPIDEASTVMAYLMPYMMVIIIIVSLIAAYLYSKSIVSPLIKINKTAKEMSKLDFSVKCNVKSNDEMGELATSLNELSANLKETMDSLHNANEKLKMDIQRQKEQEEERREFVATISHELKSPITAVSGQIEGMLYNIGAYKDREKYLRKSLYIMKDMEKLVYELLDVYRLDNKKALKIKVKINLFDLIDKIVADVMYFIEEKKLKLTVDVRKEYYIEGNLDMIKKAFSNIIINGIKYSEENGELIIKLEGNNFQVINTGAYIDKADLDKIFEPFYRVEKSRNRKTGGSGLGLHIVKKVLEVHDYKYTIENIENAVKFTIELVSVDSE, encoded by the coding sequence ATGAGAAAGAGTAGTGTAAGATTTAAGATTTTTTTAACTACAGCAGCATTACTAACTTTTTGTGCTTTTATAATATATTTATCATTATATATGGTATTACCACAATATTATTATAAGTATAAAAAAAATAGTACAAGTGTTTCAGTAAATAAACTAATAGAAGAGTGTAAGAATGAAAGTATTAGTAACGGATTTTTAGCTATAGATAAATTTGTTAGAGAGAATAATGTTCATGCCAAAATATCCTATTCCAATGGAGTTATATGGTGGAGTTTTCCGGCATTTTATAAAGATAATAATAACATTACTCCACCAGAAAAGAATGAAGTGGAAAATGAAAATATTACTCCGCCAGAAAAGGATGAAGTGGGAAATGAAAATATTATATCTGATAATAATACAGATAAAAATAGTATAGATTCTACTAAAGATAATATTATAAAAGATGATGAAAAAAATAATCTTAAAGTGCCATTAGGCGACAAAAGAAAAAGCGGGGAAGAACTTATAAGAGTAACTGGTAATATTAGTTTTAGTGATTCAGATGAAGTTTATATATTGGAAGTTAATACTCCACTACAGCCAATAGATGAAGCTTCTACTGTTATGGCTTATTTAATGCCTTATATGATGGTTATTATTATTATTGTATCATTGATAGCAGCCTATTTATACTCAAAATCAATAGTAAGCCCTCTTATAAAGATAAATAAGACAGCTAAAGAAATGTCTAAATTAGATTTTTCAGTAAAGTGTAATGTTAAGTCTAATGATGAAATGGGTGAACTAGCTACTAGTCTTAACGAATTATCTGCTAATCTCAAAGAAACTATGGATAGTTTACATAATGCAAATGAGAAATTGAAGATGGATATACAAAGGCAAAAAGAACAAGAAGAGGAACGACGTGAATTTGTAGCAACTATTTCACATGAACTAAAATCGCCTATAACAGCTGTAAGTGGACAAATAGAAGGAATGTTATATAATATAGGTGCTTATAAAGATAGAGAAAAATATTTAAGAAAATCACTATATATAATGAAAGATATGGAAAAGTTAGTTTATGAATTATTAGATGTGTATAGACTGGATAATAAAAAGGCATTAAAAATTAAAGTTAAAATAAATTTATTCGATTTGATAGATAAAATAGTTGCAGACGTTATGTATTTTATAGAAGAAAAAAAGTTAAAATTAACTGTAGATGTTAGGAAAGAATATTATATTGAAGGAAATCTAGATATGATAAAGAAAGCATTTTCCAATATAATAATTAATGGTATTAAGTATTCTGAAGAAAATGGAGAGTTAATCATAAAACTTGAAGGCAATAATTTTCAAGTTATAAATACTGGAGCTTATATAGATAAGGCAGATTTAGATAAGATTTTTGAACCATTTTATAGAGTTGAGAAATCAAGAAATAGAAAAACTGGAGGTAGCGGTCTAGGGCTACATATCGTTAAAAAAGTTTTAGAAGTACATGATTATAAGTATACTATAGAAAATATAGAAAATGCTGTTAAGTTTACAATAGAACTAGTATCTGTTGATAGTGAATAA
- a CDS encoding TM2 domain-containing protein translates to MYCRNCGNKINDNADVCLNCGVKKGNGNSFCPSCGCETTVTADFCINCGVQLKNIYANYKSKVAAGILGILLGGLGVHRMYLGYVGIGILQLFLSIFTCGFASLWGFIEGILILCGSGITTDKDGNPLI, encoded by the coding sequence ATGTATTGTAGAAATTGTGGCAACAAAATTAATGATAATGCCGATGTATGTTTAAATTGTGGTGTTAAAAAAGGTAATGGTAATTCATTTTGTCCAAGCTGTGGTTGTGAAACTACCGTAACTGCCGATTTTTGTATAAATTGTGGTGTACAACTTAAAAATATATACGCAAATTATAAATCAAAAGTTGCTGCTGGTATTTTAGGAATATTACTTGGAGGTTTAGGTGTTCATAGAATGTACCTTGGTTATGTAGGTATAGGTATTCTTCAACTATTCTTATCAATCTTTACTTGTGGTTTTGCATCTTTATGGGGATTTATTGAAGGAATTTTAATTTTATGTGGTTCAGGCATAACTACTGACAAAGATGGAAATCCATTAATTTAA
- a CDS encoding ABC transporter permease yields MSFLKRGFTSIIKRKSRNIILFVILFVITNLVLSGFSIKSASKESAKLARQKLGATVTYEYDMQKAMEASRSESDSSTDGGKRTMPTSEPVSIETAESIADSEYVQGYNFVNSTVVNSDTITPVEETTTDESSDSDNAPADMPGGSTKEQGSGKQMISADFTLKGVLNSDSDEDFYNGTSEITDGRALSDDDVDSNYILVEEELAYDNNLSVGSKVTLVSSDETVSTEFEVIGIYKTSDTSTSSQPGRQMMNAMSPYNKIYTSYKAAESLKGESSTGDDTIDSAVYYLNDPENIDAFKAEAVKKGVDEDTYKLDANDDEYQQMIQPIENVASVSDKVVIIVAVAGIVVLTLVVVLFTKERTYEIGVLLSLGESKFKLLLQFFSELLIIGVVAFGISIFSGNVIAQKMADSLLANEATVTETSKTVPSNGPGGQGRGQFGGQGGPSTSNVETIDTIDVNVTANDLAKLAGLGVVIIFLSTALTSVSIMRYKPKDILTSRD; encoded by the coding sequence ATGAGTTTTTTAAAGAGAGGCTTTACAAGCATAATAAAAAGAAAAAGTAGAAATATAATTTTATTTGTAATTTTATTTGTAATTACAAATTTAGTTCTTTCAGGATTTTCAATAAAGAGTGCATCCAAGGAATCTGCTAAATTAGCAAGACAGAAGCTAGGTGCAACTGTTACATATGAGTATGATATGCAAAAGGCAATGGAAGCATCAAGAAGTGAGTCAGATTCCTCTACTGATGGAGGCAAAAGAACTATGCCAACGTCTGAACCAGTTTCTATAGAAACAGCTGAAAGTATAGCAGATTCAGAATATGTACAAGGATATAACTTCGTAAATTCTACTGTGGTAAATAGTGATACTATAACACCAGTTGAGGAAACAACTACTGATGAAAGTAGTGATAGTGATAATGCACCAGCAGATATGCCAGGTGGTAGCACAAAGGAACAAGGCAGTGGTAAGCAAATGATATCAGCAGATTTTACATTAAAAGGTGTATTGAATTCTGATTCTGATGAAGATTTCTATAATGGAACTAGTGAAATCACAGATGGAAGAGCACTTAGTGATGATGATGTAGATAGTAATTATATATTAGTAGAAGAAGAGTTAGCTTATGATAATAATCTTTCAGTAGGTAGTAAGGTTACATTAGTATCATCAGATGAGACAGTTTCAACTGAATTTGAAGTTATTGGTATATATAAAACTTCTGATACAAGTACTAGCAGTCAACCAGGAAGACAAATGATGAATGCTATGAGTCCATATAATAAGATTTATACATCATATAAGGCAGCAGAGAGCTTAAAAGGTGAAAGTAGTACTGGTGATGATACAATTGATAGTGCAGTATATTATTTAAATGACCCTGAAAATATAGATGCATTTAAGGCAGAAGCAGTAAAAAAAGGTGTTGATGAAGACACATATAAATTAGATGCTAATGATGATGAATATCAACAAATGATACAACCTATTGAAAATGTAGCTTCAGTATCAGATAAAGTAGTAATTATTGTAGCTGTAGCAGGAATTGTAGTTTTAACTTTAGTAGTAGTATTATTTACAAAAGAAAGAACTTATGAAATTGGTGTATTATTATCTTTAGGAGAAAGTAAATTTAAATTATTACTTCAATTCTTCTCAGAATTATTAATAATAGGAGTAGTAGCTTTTGGAATTTCAATTTTCTCAGGAAATGTAATAGCTCAAAAGATGGCAGATAGCTTATTAGCTAATGAAGCAACAGTTACAGAGACTAGCAAAACAGTACCAAGTAATGGGCCAGGAGGACAAGGTAGAGGTCAATTTGGAGGCCAAGGAGGTCCAAGTACTAGTAATGTAGAAACAATTGATACAATAGATGTTAATGTAACAGCAAATGATTTAGCTAAATTAGCTGGACTAGGAGTAGTTATTATATTCTTATCAACAGCATTAACTTCTGTTTCAATAATGAGATATAAGCCAAAAGATATATTAACAAGTAGAGATTAG
- a CDS encoding ABC transporter ATP-binding protein, whose translation MEKILEFKDVCYSYKDGDRTKEILKSSNVIFNKGTFYSILGPSGSGKTTAISLAAGLDTPKSGTICYEGEDINSMGLTKYRRDKIAIIFQSYNLINYMNAVQNVTTAMDINKKKVANKKEKAIEILEKVGLSKDDLFRPVTKLSGGQQQRVAIARAIVSDVDLIIGDEPTGNLDKETASDIINIFKDLAHRENKCVIVVTHSNELARQSDEVIHLNNGNFSYMKSRSQTM comes from the coding sequence ATGGAAAAGATATTAGAATTTAAAGATGTATGCTATTCATATAAAGATGGCGATAGAACTAAAGAAATATTAAAATCTAGTAATGTTATTTTCAATAAGGGAACATTTTATAGTATACTAGGGCCTTCTGGATCTGGAAAAACTACGGCTATATCTTTAGCGGCAGGATTAGATACACCTAAAAGTGGTACCATATGTTATGAAGGTGAAGATATTAACTCTATGGGGTTAACTAAATATAGAAGAGATAAAATTGCAATAATATTTCAATCATATAATCTTATAAATTATATGAATGCTGTTCAAAATGTTACTACAGCTATGGATATAAATAAAAAGAAAGTAGCTAATAAAAAAGAAAAAGCGATAGAAATATTAGAAAAAGTAGGATTAAGCAAAGATGATTTATTTAGACCTGTTACTAAGTTATCAGGAGGTCAGCAACAAAGGGTAGCTATAGCAAGAGCTATTGTTAGTGATGTTGATTTAATAATAGGAGATGAGCCTACAGGAAATCTAGATAAGGAAACTGCTAGTGACATAATAAATATATTTAAAGATTTAGCACATAGAGAAAATAAATGTGTCATAGTAGTAACACATTCAAATGAATTGGCTAGACAATCAGATGAAGTTATTCATTTAAATAATGGTAATTTTTCTTATATGAAATCTAGATCACAAACTATGTAG
- a CDS encoding ChbG/HpnK family deacetylase — protein sequence MRLIINGDDFGLTEGVTNGIIKGIKEGIITDTSALANSDYFFDAAILAKEEGILSMGVHLTITFLKPVLKGLKNIVDKDGYFYRKPVLIPVPYDYIEIENELRSQIEKFLSTGLKLNHLDTHHIFSIMDEKIFKIVVKLAKEYNVPIRRDFSLCDNEEHLFDIARENNINTTDILLFQSGKVVTKEYIIKNIEKYKNEGDITIELLAHPGFVDEKLKGVSSLTYNRERELEVYLDSEIKEYINKNNVNLISYSNL from the coding sequence ATGAGGTTAATAATTAATGGTGATGATTTTGGATTAACTGAAGGTGTTACAAATGGGATAATTAAAGGGATAAAAGAAGGAATAATTACAGATACTTCTGCTTTAGCAAATTCAGATTATTTTTTTGATGCGGCTATTCTAGCTAAAGAGGAAGGAATATTATCAATGGGAGTTCATTTAACAATTACTTTTTTAAAACCTGTATTAAAGGGGTTAAAAAATATAGTTGATAAAGATGGATATTTTTATAGAAAGCCAGTATTAATTCCTGTACCATATGATTATATTGAAATAGAAAATGAACTTAGGTCACAAATAGAAAAGTTTTTATCTACTGGGCTAAAGTTAAATCATTTGGATACACATCATATTTTCTCTATAATGGATGAAAAAATATTTAAAATAGTCGTTAAGCTAGCTAAGGAATATAATGTTCCAATAAGAAGAGATTTTAGTTTGTGTGATAATGAGGAACATTTATTTGATATAGCTAGAGAAAACAACATAAATACCACAGATATATTATTATTTCAATCAGGAAAAGTAGTTACAAAAGAATATATTATAAAAAATATTGAGAAATATAAAAATGAAGGAGATATAACCATAGAATTATTAGCACATCCTGGGTTTGTTGATGAGAAGCTTAAAGGAGTATCGTCGCTTACGTATAATAGAGAAAGGGAGTTAGAAGTATATTTAGATTCTGAAATTAAAGAATATATTAATAAGAATAATGTAAACTTAATAAGTTATAGTAATTTATAA
- a CDS encoding GNAT family N-acetyltransferase, which produces MDKQEIAESILKKEMILNVDMLECIRRGTANIIVVEENGVLIQDKVSCIYMMYALSEQFVRDSVEDVLEANCIVLHNEFEYKVLKNKMKFSQEMICHNAVYLKEEYIEESSCEAEIKVLQEDFIELVNSNYSELSLCNNGYIEERIKNKEMYGAFLGNRLAGFIGVHEEGSIGMLEVIPEFRGRGIGSELERYAINIAIAKGRYPYCQVKEDNEISMKLQRSLGMDISKTKVYWLFK; this is translated from the coding sequence ATGGATAAACAAGAAATTGCTGAGAGCATATTAAAAAAGGAAATGATATTAAATGTAGATATGCTAGAGTGTATAAGAAGAGGGACTGCAAATATTATTGTAGTTGAAGAGAATGGAGTATTAATACAAGATAAGGTATCATGTATTTATATGATGTATGCATTATCAGAACAATTTGTAAGAGATAGCGTTGAAGATGTGTTAGAGGCAAATTGTATAGTTTTGCATAATGAATTTGAATATAAGGTGTTAAAAAATAAAATGAAATTTTCACAAGAAATGATTTGTCATAATGCGGTATATTTAAAAGAAGAATATATAGAAGAAAGTAGTTGTGAAGCAGAGATAAAAGTGCTACAAGAAGATTTCATAGAATTAGTAAATAGTAATTATTCAGAATTAAGTTTATGTAATAATGGATACATAGAAGAGCGAATAAAAAATAAAGAGATGTATGGAGCATTTTTAGGTAATAGATTAGCTGGTTTTATAGGAGTTCATGAGGAAGGATCAATAGGAATGTTAGAAGTTATACCAGAGTTCAGAGGAAGGGGGATAGGAAGTGAATTGGAAAGGTATGCTATAAACATTGCAATAGCGAAGGGAAGATATCCCTATTGTCAGGTTAAAGAAGATAATGAAATATCAATGAAATTACAAAGAAGTCTAGGTATGGATATATCAAAAACAAAAGTTTATTGGTTATTTAAGTGA